The genomic interval ACTGCTGACCCAGCCACGCCACCTAGCCCGCACCACACTGCTCGCAGGAAAAGCCCACTCGTCGTAAGATCAAGCGAGACAAGCGACAGTGCCATTCGTCTCTGGATCGATACACGCCGACTGCGGCGCATTCATGACGTTGGACCTCTTGGGAGACGATGTATGCTGCGTCGGATCGCGTATGTGCTGGGCGGGCTCTTCCTGTTGTTTCTGATTGCTGCCTGGATCGTCATTTTCGATCCCTTTCGCCCCGCCGACATTCGCGCGATGACGCAAATTCGCAGCGAGTTGCAAGCTTCTGGCCGGCTTTCGTCGGATGAGAAACAGGCGCTATTCGGCCGTTGCGTGCAAGTTGCCGACAACCATCCCAACACCGTCGGCGGCGCGACTTGCCTGCTCTTGGCGGCAACCCGACTATCCGATCAGGACAGAGATGGCGCGATGCAAGCACGGATCGGAAAATTCCTGGAGGAGGGCGATCTCGAACTGATCGACGCTGCTTGTTATCGACATCTTGGGAACTTCCAGCAACTTGACGACCAAGCGCCGTTGCTGTTAAAGCGCCTCAAGGCACAGCCGGATCATCCCCAGGCGGCGGCGCTGGCGGCTCGTGTGAGCCAAATGTCGTTGCCCGGCGAAGAGCAGTCCCCTTCGCCGACGTTTGTGGCCGCGGCCGACCTGATTCGCGATCACTTTGCGGTCAGCCCGGACATCACGCCGTTTTGTGAAACGATGGCGATGACCGTTTGGAATCGCACGCCCTGGACTCAGGACTTCGAGTCGCATCTCGACGCCATCCTGGAAAAGAACCAGGACCGCGCGGTGCGATGCACTGCACAGTTCGCCAAGGCGCAACTTGCCATGTCGGTCGGCGAGGAGCGTCAAGAGGAGGCCCTGTCGCTGTTCGAGGAATTCCTCGCGGACTTCGACGGTAAAACGCCCTACGGCTATCTGTCGATCGAACAGAATTACCGCGACCTGGCCGAACGGCAACGGTCCGAGTTGCGGTTTCGCGCCACGGGGAAGCCTGCGCCGGACCTACACGGCGTCGATCTGAATGGCAACGAGATCCACCTAAAGGATTTTCAAGGCAAAGCGACGCTCGTGGTCTTCTGGGGCACGTGGTGCTATCCCTGCATGCAATTGGTACCGCAGGAACGGGAACTGGTGTCGCGCTTCGCGAATCGCAAATTCGCGTTGGTCGGCGTGAACTGTGATGACGAGATTGAGCTGGCAACGGCCGCGGCGCAAGAGCATCAGATGACGTGGCCGTCAATTCAAAACCACTTGCCAAATGGTTCGCAGATTACGGAAGAGTGGCGAATCCTCGGCTATCCGACGCTCTATTTGATCGACCATCACGGGGTGATCCGCCGTCGCTGGATCGGCCCGCCGCCGAACGAATTGCTCGATGCTGCCATCGAGTTGTTGGTCGACGCGGCGGACAACGCGTTGCCGCCCGATGAGATGGCGGCCGTCGCCAAGGAATTGGCCGCGATCGCCAAGAGCACGCCAACGCAAGCTAACGACGCTCGCCCTGACGGCGACAGCATTGCCAACGATCCGCGATTCTGCACATTCGATTTCCAAGACGCCAAGCTCGGCGCGAGCAAGTACGTCGTTTATCAACCATTGCAGGTCGAGTCGGGTGCAAAGTTTCCGGCAATCTTGTTCTTACACGGGGACGGCGCTCAAGGTTCCGACGGCAAGCGGCACCTGGGACAGGGATTGCCTGCCGCTCTGGCGTCCATGGATAACGAATTTCCGTTGATCGCCATTTTTCCTCAAGCACTCAATGGCGAGGACTGGCAGGCGGAACGCAGCGGCGGCCAGCGTGCGTTGCGTATTCTTGATCGCGTGCAGGAAGTATATCCGATCGACAAGGATCGTATCATTCTGTCCGGTTTCTCGATGGGGGGCGAAGGCACGTGGAGTCTGGGCGCTGCGCATCCCGAGCGTTGGGCCGCGATCGTGCCGATCGCGCACGGTTGGCAGCCTCAACAAGCGGAAAAACTTGCGAAGCTCCCGTGTTGGGCGTTTCACAGCGCCGACGACGAGATGATCGCGGCCAGCCATTCGCGCGACATGTTGAGCGCGGTCCAAGCCAAGGAAGGCAAGCCGCTCTATACCGAGTTCTCGGGCTTAACCCATACTCAATCGGCACAGCAGGCGTACTTGCAGCCGGAGTTGATCGAGTGGATGTTGTTGCAACGACGCGCTATGAAGTGAGTTGATCGCCAAGCGTGTCAGGCAGGAGTCATGGGACTCAGCCCCGCGGATACCTTACTGTTGTGCGCGGGTCTCCCGACCCCGCACGCGAGCCGACCGCAGGTCTCCCGTCGCTGGTAGTTGGTTCGCGCTCGCGCCGTGGCGCACTGGGAGACCTTCGGTCGAGCGGATATGCGGAGTCGGGAGACCCGCGCACAACAGAGCTTGCAGCCC from Planctomycetia bacterium carries:
- a CDS encoding redoxin domain-containing protein — protein: MLRRIAYVLGGLFLLFLIAAWIVIFDPFRPADIRAMTQIRSELQASGRLSSDEKQALFGRCVQVADNHPNTVGGATCLLLAATRLSDQDRDGAMQARIGKFLEEGDLELIDAACYRHLGNFQQLDDQAPLLLKRLKAQPDHPQAAALAARVSQMSLPGEEQSPSPTFVAAADLIRDHFAVSPDITPFCETMAMTVWNRTPWTQDFESHLDAILEKNQDRAVRCTAQFAKAQLAMSVGEERQEEALSLFEEFLADFDGKTPYGYLSIEQNYRDLAERQRSELRFRATGKPAPDLHGVDLNGNEIHLKDFQGKATLVVFWGTWCYPCMQLVPQERELVSRFANRKFALVGVNCDDEIELATAAAQEHQMTWPSIQNHLPNGSQITEEWRILGYPTLYLIDHHGVIRRRWIGPPPNELLDAAIELLVDAADNALPPDEMAAVAKELAAIAKSTPTQANDARPDGDSIANDPRFCTFDFQDAKLGASKYVVYQPLQVESGAKFPAILFLHGDGAQGSDGKRHLGQGLPAALASMDNEFPLIAIFPQALNGEDWQAERSGGQRALRILDRVQEVYPIDKDRIILSGFSMGGEGTWSLGAAHPERWAAIVPIAHGWQPQQAEKLAKLPCWAFHSADDEMIAASHSRDMLSAVQAKEGKPLYTEFSGLTHTQSAQQAYLQPELIEWMLLQRRAMK